In Candidatus Nitronauta litoralis, one DNA window encodes the following:
- a CDS encoding IS256 family transposase: MVKNIVSIDEGKIQSHVNGIVRSTVEETLNGLLDAEADRLCGAGKYERSEGRKDTRAGHYDRKLQTQAGEVDLKVPKLRTLTFETAIIERYRRRESSVEEALMEMYLAGVSVRRVEDITQALWGTRVSPGTVSQLNKKIYVKIDEWRNRPITGEYPYVYLDGICLKRSWGGEVKNVSVLVAIGVNRQGYREVLGVCEGTKEDKAGWSGFLRHLKERGLKGVKLFISDRCLGLVESLSDFYPDSDHQRCTVHFYRNVFSVVPRNKMKEVSNMLKAIHAQEDRQAALEKIESVATKLLTMKLSKASEKVRDGAHETLSYYAFPREHWRNIQTNNPLERILREVRRRTRVVGCFPDGQSALMLAAARLRHVAGTRWGIRRYISMDPLKEMEQNQAA; encoded by the coding sequence ATTGTGAAGAACATTGTATCGATAGATGAGGGGAAAATCCAGAGTCATGTGAACGGGATTGTGCGTTCGACGGTTGAGGAAACGCTGAACGGCCTTCTGGATGCTGAGGCAGACCGTTTGTGTGGTGCTGGCAAGTATGAGCGTTCGGAGGGACGTAAGGACACGCGTGCGGGCCACTATGACCGTAAGCTTCAAACCCAGGCTGGCGAGGTGGACCTGAAGGTGCCGAAGCTAAGAACGTTGACGTTCGAGACGGCTATTATTGAGCGGTATCGTCGGCGTGAGTCCTCTGTTGAGGAAGCGCTGATGGAGATGTATCTGGCCGGAGTTTCAGTTCGTCGTGTGGAGGACATCACCCAGGCGCTTTGGGGAACTCGTGTGAGCCCCGGCACAGTGAGCCAGCTCAACAAGAAGATCTACGTGAAGATCGATGAGTGGAGGAACCGCCCGATCACAGGGGAATACCCGTATGTATATCTGGACGGGATTTGTTTGAAACGGAGTTGGGGCGGTGAGGTGAAGAACGTGTCGGTACTGGTGGCCATCGGCGTGAACCGGCAGGGTTACCGGGAAGTGCTGGGCGTTTGTGAAGGCACCAAGGAGGACAAGGCGGGTTGGAGCGGTTTCCTTCGGCACCTAAAGGAACGGGGGCTTAAAGGTGTGAAGCTGTTCATCTCTGATCGGTGCCTGGGTTTGGTAGAGTCACTCAGCGACTTTTATCCTGATTCAGACCATCAGCGATGCACGGTACATTTTTACCGGAACGTGTTCTCGGTGGTTCCCCGGAATAAGATGAAGGAAGTGTCGAACATGTTGAAAGCCATTCATGCACAGGAAGACCGGCAGGCGGCACTTGAGAAGATAGAATCGGTGGCTACCAAACTACTTACGATGAAGCTATCGAAGGCATCAGAGAAAGTGAGAGACGGAGCGCATGAGACGTTGTCTTACTACGCGTTTCCGAGAGAGCACTGGCGAAATATCCAAACGAACAATCCGCTGGAAAGAATCCTAAGAGAGGTCAGACGACGGACGCGAGTGGTCGGTTGTTTTCCGGATGGGCAATCGGCCTTGATGCTGGCGGCGGCCAGACTCAGACACGTTGCCGGAACCAGGTGGGGTATCAGAAGATATATCAGCATGGACCCACTTAAGGAGATGGAGCAGAACCAGGCGGCATGA
- a CDS encoding nitrite oxidoreductase, gamma subunit yields the protein MVGMFAVAANAVTIKALRVQGEIPVDPTDPFWSPSYGPTAGKHITIEMDPQMITNPMWPNPSTKWVRVKAVRNDKEIAVMLTWLDPTRNDIMVRSQQYKDQVALMFPVNQAGEEPPFTMGGEGERVNIWQWKGTWDKEGAGAAGNAGMQDVEDQYQNMGMGSGGYYMYEPSGQLEMKAALKEGVSGSKDQRAGNGVHTGGATDISKRNSFVDRGMGKNEGVYNPGRATHNILSDASMRRSPVEDLNAEGFSTLTTQAHQDVDGKGNWFNNRWSVVFKRALSTNDQNDTQFSGSKTPMAIAIWNGQNKERNGQKAVTQFHTLEY from the coding sequence ATGGTTGGCATGTTTGCTGTAGCTGCAAACGCTGTAACCATTAAAGCGTTAAGGGTTCAGGGAGAAATTCCTGTAGACCCAACTGATCCTTTCTGGTCTCCATCTTATGGTCCGACTGCTGGAAAGCACATCACCATTGAAATGGATCCCCAGATGATCACAAATCCAATGTGGCCTAACCCATCCACTAAATGGGTGCGTGTTAAGGCTGTACGGAATGACAAAGAAATCGCCGTTATGCTGACCTGGTTGGACCCGACTCGTAATGACATTATGGTTCGGTCACAGCAATATAAAGATCAGGTAGCTCTTATGTTCCCTGTAAATCAAGCTGGCGAAGAGCCTCCATTCACAATGGGCGGTGAAGGCGAGCGCGTTAACATCTGGCAGTGGAAAGGCACCTGGGATAAAGAAGGCGCTGGTGCTGCTGGAAACGCAGGTATGCAGGATGTAGAAGACCAGTACCAAAACATGGGTATGGGTTCTGGCGGTTACTACATGTATGAGCCTTCAGGGCAACTTGAAATGAAAGCGGCCTTGAAAGAAGGTGTGTCTGGTTCTAAAGATCAGCGTGCGGGCAACGGCGTTCATACCGGTGGCGCAACCGATATCTCGAAGCGTAACTCTTTCGTTGACCGTGGTATGGGTAAAAACGAAGGTGTTTACAATCCTGGTCGGGCAACCCACAATATCCTGTCTGACGCTTCTATGCGCCGATCTCCAGTTGAAGACCTGAATGCTGAAGGTTTCTCTACCTTGACCACTCAGGCTCATCAGGATGTTGACGGAAAAGGAAACTGGTTTAACAACCGTTGGTCAGTTGTGTTCAAGCGGGCTTTGAGCACCAATGACCAGAATGACACTCAGTTCAGTGGTTCTAAAACTCCAATGGCTATCGCTATCTGGAATGGTCAGAACAAAGAACGGAATGGTCAGAAAGCTGTAACCCAGTTTCATACCTTGGAGTATTAA
- a CDS encoding nitrate oxidoreductase subunit beta has translation MPEVYNWQLGRMATYVYEERHPKEQFTFVFNTNRCIACQTCTMAHKSTWTFSKGQEYMWWNNVETKPYGGYPQFWDWKILKMLEQSNPGQNVWNVRKTSNKAIHGVYEGVTIFEAPAKIGLNQQAIGYVPTDEEWRFPNFGEDTAHGREFTQSREGTFGGDNGTRSVLPEHKIWFFYLQRICNHCTYPGCLAACPRKAIYKRQEDGIVLIDQSRCRGYKKCVEQCPYKKPMFRGTTRISEKCIACYPRIEGLDPLTEGDQMETRCMAACVGKIRLQGLVKIGSNGEWAHDPDNPQYYLIRDRKVALPLYPQLGTEPNGYYVPSRHVPRAYSQQMFGPGVDHAIDQYMVPDRDLLGVLQLFRTTQRIIFKWKREPGPKIFETNIHGKKFEMYNDTVIGFNRKGKEIIRVTVEEPFYVRPEEHPGAF, from the coding sequence ATGCCTGAAGTCTATAACTGGCAATTGGGTCGCATGGCGACCTATGTGTACGAGGAAAGGCATCCGAAAGAGCAGTTTACGTTTGTATTTAATACAAACCGCTGCATCGCATGCCAGACATGTACGATGGCCCATAAGTCCACCTGGACGTTTTCCAAGGGTCAGGAGTATATGTGGTGGAACAATGTAGAGACGAAGCCTTATGGTGGGTATCCTCAGTTCTGGGACTGGAAGATTTTGAAGATGTTGGAGCAATCCAACCCAGGTCAGAATGTATGGAACGTCCGTAAGACGTCAAACAAGGCCATTCACGGTGTATACGAGGGTGTGACGATTTTTGAAGCACCAGCGAAGATTGGTCTGAACCAGCAGGCGATCGGTTATGTACCGACTGACGAAGAGTGGCGTTTTCCGAACTTTGGTGAGGATACGGCTCATGGTCGTGAGTTCACCCAGTCCCGTGAGGGAACGTTTGGTGGGGACAACGGCACGCGTTCAGTATTGCCAGAGCATAAGATCTGGTTTTTCTACCTGCAGAGGATTTGTAACCACTGCACGTACCCGGGTTGTTTGGCGGCCTGTCCGCGTAAAGCGATCTACAAGCGTCAGGAAGACGGAATCGTTTTGATTGATCAGTCCCGCTGTCGTGGTTATAAGAAGTGTGTTGAGCAGTGTCCTTACAAGAAGCCGATGTTCCGTGGTACGACTCGTATTTCCGAGAAATGTATCGCCTGTTACCCCCGAATTGAAGGATTGGATCCTTTGACCGAGGGTGATCAGATGGAGACCCGTTGTATGGCCGCATGTGTTGGTAAGATTCGCTTGCAGGGTCTTGTCAAGATTGGCAGCAACGGTGAATGGGCGCATGATCCGGACAATCCTCAGTACTATCTGATTCGAGACCGTAAGGTAGCGTTGCCGCTGTATCCGCAGTTGGGAACAGAGCCTAACGGTTATTATGTTCCGTCGCGTCACGTGCCACGAGCATACAGCCAGCAGATGTTTGGGCCAGGTGTTGATCATGCGATTGATCAGTACATGGTACCGGATCGCGACCTGTTGGGCGTGTTGCAGTTGTTCCGAACGACGCAGCGGATTATCTTCAAGTGGAAGCGTGAGCCAGGTCCGAAAATATTCGAGACCAACATCCACGGGAAGAAGTTCGAGATGTATAACGACACGGTAATCGGGTTCAACCGTAAAGGCAAAGAGATCATCCGCGTGACGGTCGAAGAGCCATTTTACGTACGGCCTGAAGAACATCCGGGTGCATTCTAA
- a CDS encoding molybdopterin-dependent oxidoreductase gives MRLNRRKFLQVSAGVASAMALSSKRVGAQLKPVVKVGNPLESYPDRRWEEVYRDQYKYERSFTYCCSPNDTHQCRVRGFVRNGILMRIEQNYDHHKILDLYGNQADAAWNPRMCLRGMTFPRRVYGPYRNKYPMIRVGWKQWADDGFPYLDKENREKYKFTSRGTDEFVRITWDQTFTYLAKGHVAVGKAYSGPRGAQRLKNEGYQPEMIEAMGGSGSRVMKYRGGMGLLGVVGKYGIYRLANMVALLDAIVRGRGPGQVLGGRAWSNYTWHGDQAPGHSWTHGMQTSDIDFADHRYAKLTIQWGKNLIENKMPEAHWYTEIMERGGTLVSIAPEYNPPATKADYWIPVRAGLSDIAIFLGTAKIIMDEGLTDIPYIKDYTDMPLLVRTDNLTRLHPDDFIPGYKPQPLPKDGFTTKWMKNFNRDKMPDFVVWDTNTDKPVAITREDIGAKMRKKNIDPALDGVYDIKLVNGKTITAMPLYEMYKIHLKDYDLDTTHQISHAPKDLVVRLARDMGTILPVEIHYGEGINHYFHATMHNRASYVPLMLTGNVGPKGSGSHTWAGNYKAGNYQGSHWSGPGFAAMVAEDPFNPITDPAKNTDWANVKGYLKGEEVSYWAHRDKALIVNTPRYGRKVFTGRSHMPCPSKLIWFVNVNVINNAKWFYELVFNTNNNVDMIVAQDIEFTGSCEYSDIVLAPNSWAEFESYEITSACSNPFHQIWGGTGIKPVFDTIDDNLIHREFAKRLAEVTGDKRFADYMKVYEGKAPNRTKAMIRRLFTTSTTGMGYNIDDIINGKYGEPGACLLLFRTYPRSPFWEMFTESKPYYTPNGRIQFYNDEPEAIEWGENFIVHREGPEATPYLPNVIVSTNPYIRPDDYGIPEDEQDPDLRHVRNIKKPWSSVRTTKNFLWEKGYRFYCVTPKSRHTAHSSWATTDWNMIWNNNFGDPYRMDKRSPGVGEWQVHMNPFLCKDLGINDGDYIYCDANPADRPYMGWKPSDPRYKVGRLMLRAKYNPAYPYHTTMMKHATWAGTERTVKAHEERPDGRAMSMTTPYQSNFRYGGQQSITRSWLMPMHQTDSLFHKAKSKMKFKHGYEADNHAVNATPKETLVKFSKAEDGGLHGKGLWEPVRTGYTPESPLKDRFAEMYLAGQYVRVKI, from the coding sequence ATGCGTTTGAATCGTCGCAAATTCTTGCAGGTCAGTGCTGGGGTCGCTTCGGCGATGGCACTTTCGAGCAAGAGAGTCGGAGCACAGTTAAAGCCGGTTGTTAAGGTAGGTAATCCCCTCGAGTCCTATCCGGATCGTCGTTGGGAAGAAGTCTATCGTGACCAGTACAAGTATGAACGTTCATTCACTTACTGCTGTTCTCCGAATGACACCCATCAGTGTCGTGTTCGCGGATTCGTCCGTAACGGCATTCTGATGCGGATTGAGCAGAACTACGATCACCATAAGATCCTTGACCTGTATGGTAACCAGGCAGATGCTGCCTGGAACCCACGCATGTGTCTGCGCGGCATGACCTTCCCTCGCCGCGTTTACGGTCCTTATCGGAATAAGTACCCGATGATTCGCGTTGGCTGGAAACAGTGGGCGGATGACGGGTTTCCTTATCTCGACAAAGAAAACCGTGAAAAGTATAAGTTCACCAGCCGGGGAACGGACGAGTTTGTTCGTATAACCTGGGATCAGACCTTCACTTATCTGGCTAAGGGTCACGTTGCCGTAGGTAAAGCCTACTCCGGTCCTCGTGGTGCCCAGCGCCTGAAAAACGAAGGTTATCAGCCAGAAATGATCGAAGCCATGGGGGGTTCCGGCTCGCGCGTTATGAAGTACCGTGGTGGTATGGGTCTTCTGGGGGTTGTTGGTAAGTACGGTATCTACCGTCTTGCTAATATGGTTGCTTTGCTCGATGCTATCGTGCGTGGCCGTGGTCCTGGTCAGGTGTTGGGTGGTCGTGCGTGGTCCAACTACACCTGGCATGGTGATCAGGCTCCGGGGCATTCCTGGACGCATGGTATGCAGACTTCTGACATCGACTTCGCTGATCATCGTTATGCGAAGCTGACCATTCAGTGGGGTAAAAACCTCATTGAAAACAAGATGCCGGAAGCGCATTGGTACACTGAAATCATGGAACGTGGTGGTACGCTGGTTTCTATTGCGCCGGAGTACAATCCTCCTGCGACGAAGGCTGATTACTGGATTCCGGTTCGCGCTGGTCTTTCAGATATCGCCATTTTCCTTGGTACGGCCAAAATCATCATGGACGAAGGGTTGACGGATATTCCTTACATCAAGGATTACACCGATATGCCTCTTCTGGTACGTACCGATAACCTGACGCGCTTGCATCCGGATGATTTTATTCCCGGTTATAAGCCTCAGCCGCTTCCGAAAGATGGCTTCACCACCAAGTGGATGAAGAACTTCAATCGGGACAAAATGCCGGACTTTGTTGTCTGGGATACCAACACCGACAAGCCTGTAGCGATCACTCGCGAAGACATCGGTGCGAAAATGCGTAAAAAGAACATCGATCCAGCTCTGGACGGTGTTTATGATATTAAGCTTGTAAATGGCAAGACCATCACGGCTATGCCTCTGTACGAAATGTACAAGATCCATCTGAAGGACTACGATCTGGATACCACTCATCAGATTTCTCATGCTCCTAAGGATCTCGTTGTTCGTCTGGCGCGTGACATGGGTACGATTCTCCCCGTTGAGATCCACTACGGTGAGGGTATCAATCACTACTTCCATGCCACCATGCATAACCGCGCATCCTATGTTCCGCTGATGTTGACCGGTAACGTAGGTCCGAAGGGTTCCGGTTCTCATACCTGGGCCGGAAACTACAAAGCTGGTAACTACCAGGGTTCTCACTGGTCAGGTCCTGGCTTTGCGGCGATGGTTGCTGAAGATCCTTTCAACCCGATCACTGATCCAGCCAAGAATACTGACTGGGCCAATGTTAAGGGTTACCTGAAGGGTGAAGAAGTCAGCTACTGGGCGCATCGTGATAAAGCTCTTATCGTTAATACCCCACGGTATGGACGTAAGGTTTTCACGGGTCGTTCCCATATGCCTTGTCCTTCCAAGCTGATCTGGTTTGTAAACGTTAACGTAATCAACAATGCGAAGTGGTTCTACGAGCTGGTGTTCAACACCAACAATAACGTAGACATGATCGTGGCTCAGGACATCGAGTTCACGGGTTCTTGTGAGTACTCAGACATCGTACTTGCGCCGAACTCCTGGGCTGAGTTTGAGAGTTATGAGATCACTTCGGCTTGTTCTAATCCGTTCCATCAGATTTGGGGTGGTACCGGTATTAAGCCTGTTTTCGACACCATTGACGATAACCTGATTCATCGGGAATTCGCCAAGCGGTTGGCTGAAGTCACAGGTGACAAGCGTTTTGCTGATTATATGAAGGTTTACGAAGGTAAAGCTCCTAACCGTACGAAAGCAATGATTCGTCGGTTGTTCACCACGTCGACCACGGGTATGGGCTACAACATCGATGACATCATCAACGGCAAGTATGGTGAGCCGGGTGCGTGTCTGTTGTTGTTCAGAACTTATCCGCGTTCTCCGTTCTGGGAGATGTTTACCGAGTCTAAACCTTACTACACACCAAACGGACGTATCCAGTTCTACAATGATGAGCCGGAAGCGATCGAATGGGGTGAAAACTTTATCGTTCACCGGGAAGGTCCGGAAGCAACGCCTTACCTGCCGAACGTTATCGTGTCCACCAATCCCTACATCCGTCCTGATGACTACGGAATTCCGGAAGACGAGCAAGATCCGGATCTGCGTCACGTGCGGAATATCAAGAAGCCATGGTCTTCAGTACGTACGACCAAAAACTTCTTGTGGGAAAAGGGATATCGTTTTTACTGCGTAACTCCGAAGTCCAGACATACCGCTCATTCGTCCTGGGCGACGACTGACTGGAACATGATCTGGAACAACAACTTTGGTGATCCATATCGCATGGACAAACGGTCTCCTGGTGTGGGTGAATGGCAAGTTCATATGAACCCATTCCTTTGTAAGGATCTGGGTATCAATGATGGTGACTATATCTACTGTGACGCTAATCCGGCTGATCGTCCTTATATGGGTTGGAAACCTTCCGATCCTCGTTATAAGGTTGGTCGCCTGATGTTGCGTGCGAAGTACAACCCTGCGTATCCGTATCACACCACGATGATGAAACATGCAACGTGGGCCGGTACAGAGCGTACGGTTAAGGCTCATGAAGAGCGGCCAGACGGACGTGCAATGTCCATGACCACTCCTTATCAGTCTAACTTCCGTTACGGTGGTCAGCAGTCCATCACCCGGTCTTGGTTGATGCCGATGCATCAGACTGACAGTCTGTTCCATAAGGCAAAATCCAAGATGAAGTTCAAGCATGGTTACGAGGCAGACAACCACGCTGTTAACGCCACGCCGAAGGAAACTTTGGTTAAATTCTCCAAGGCGGAAGACGGTGGTCTGCACGGTAAGGGGCTTTGGGAGCCAGTCCGAACGGGCTACACTCCTGAGTCTCCGCTGAAAGACCGTTTTGCTGAAATGTATCTCGCGGGACAATACGTACGCGTTAAGATTTAA
- the coaD gene encoding pantetheine-phosphate adenylyltransferase codes for MTKRIAIYPGTFDPVTLGHLDIMGRALNLCDHLVVAVALNPKKNPLFPIEKRVEFIKEGLNYNGKVEVKPFDNLLIDFANDHKATIIIKGLRAVSDFEYELQMGLMNRNLNSSVETIFLIPSQEYSFLSSSFVKEIAKHGGDVGKMVPPHVLTALSQVEL; via the coding sequence ATGACAAAGCGTATTGCCATTTATCCCGGTACGTTTGACCCGGTGACCCTCGGTCACCTGGACATCATGGGCCGGGCACTCAATTTGTGCGACCATCTGGTGGTGGCGGTTGCCCTCAATCCCAAAAAAAACCCCCTGTTCCCGATTGAAAAAAGGGTGGAGTTTATTAAAGAGGGGCTCAACTACAATGGCAAGGTGGAGGTTAAACCGTTCGATAATCTTTTGATCGATTTCGCGAATGATCACAAGGCTACCATAATCATCAAAGGACTGCGGGCGGTGTCTGACTTTGAATACGAACTCCAAATGGGACTGATGAACCGAAACCTCAACAGTTCGGTCGAAACCATCTTCCTGATCCCAAGCCAGGAATATTCTTTCCTCAGTTCCAGCTTCGTGAAGGAAATTGCAAAACACGGTGGCGATGTCGGTAAAATGGTCCCTCCCCACGTGCTCACTGCATTATCACAGGTTGAATTATGA
- a CDS encoding pyridoxal phosphate-dependent aminotransferase translates to MKLSERIKNLKPSMTLAITAKAKALRAEGLDVIGLGAGEPDFDTPEFIKQAAIDSIKQNDTHYTPVGGTDAIKDAIIKKLERDNGVSYARDNIVVSCGAKHSLYNLAQALWETGDEVILQSPYWVSYPEIIRLAGATPVIIDTDADSEFKMSPTQLEAAITPNTRALILNSPSNPTGLGYTRQELETLSQIALDKDVTVISDEIYDKIVFDGFEPACPASFSEELKKNTIVVNGASKAYAMTGWRIGYIACEPEIATGVTKLQGQSTSNPCSIAQAAAAAAFVGDDVDVARMCDEFKNRRDYLLERFEKMPGVSCPKPIGTFYSFPDISGSFGKTWNGKTIEGSLDFCEFLLETEKVAVVPGIAFGADKHVRLSFAASLDVLKEASDRIERALKSLT, encoded by the coding sequence ATGAAATTATCTGAACGCATAAAAAATTTAAAACCATCCATGACTCTCGCCATCACCGCCAAAGCCAAAGCACTGCGTGCTGAAGGTCTGGATGTAATTGGGCTCGGTGCAGGTGAACCCGATTTCGATACACCCGAATTCATCAAACAGGCGGCCATCGATTCCATCAAACAGAATGATACCCATTACACCCCGGTTGGTGGAACGGATGCAATCAAGGACGCGATCATAAAAAAATTAGAGCGCGACAATGGTGTCTCTTATGCTCGCGACAATATTGTGGTGTCATGCGGAGCCAAACACTCCCTTTACAATCTCGCCCAGGCTTTATGGGAAACAGGCGACGAAGTTATTCTGCAATCACCGTACTGGGTGTCTTATCCGGAAATCATTCGCCTCGCCGGCGCTACTCCTGTGATCATCGACACCGATGCCGATTCAGAATTCAAAATGTCTCCAACACAACTGGAAGCGGCGATCACACCCAACACACGCGCCCTGATCCTGAACAGCCCGAGCAACCCCACCGGATTGGGCTACACCCGGCAGGAACTGGAAACCTTGTCCCAGATTGCTCTCGACAAAGACGTGACGGTGATCTCTGATGAAATTTACGACAAGATTGTGTTCGATGGCTTTGAACCAGCGTGCCCGGCTTCATTCAGTGAAGAATTGAAAAAAAATACGATCGTCGTCAACGGCGCATCCAAAGCTTACGCCATGACAGGATGGCGCATCGGGTACATCGCTTGCGAACCGGAGATCGCCACCGGTGTCACCAAACTCCAGGGACAAAGCACGTCAAACCCGTGTTCCATAGCCCAGGCCGCGGCAGCAGCCGCTTTCGTCGGCGACGATGTCGACGTGGCGCGCATGTGCGATGAATTTAAAAATCGCCGCGACTATTTACTCGAGCGCTTCGAGAAAATGCCGGGCGTCTCCTGCCCTAAACCGATCGGAACGTTTTACAGCTTTCCGGACATCTCCGGCTCATTCGGCAAAACCTGGAATGGCAAAACCATCGAAGGTTCTCTGGACTTCTGCGAATTCTTACTGGAAACTGAGAAGGTCGCTGTTGTACCAGGTATCGCCTTCGGTGCAGACAAACATGTGCGGCTCTCGTTCGCGGCTTCGCTTGATGTTTTGAAAGAAGCGTCGGACCGTATTGAACGTGCGTTGAAATCTTTAACCTGA
- a CDS encoding type II toxin-antitoxin system death-on-curing family toxin gives MKEPIWINPKLVLLFHEQLIVEHGGQAGIRDQGLLKAAMARPEQIFSNGEPDLFDLAAAYTSEIIRNHPFIDGNKRTAFLVGAHFLEINGQNLIAPEAETTQAILDLVTKKLSEEDFAIWLMENSKKKNLNYEWFSK, from the coding sequence GTGAAAGAACCCATCTGGATAAACCCCAAGCTTGTTCTATTATTTCATGAACAATTAATTGTGGAACACGGAGGTCAGGCGGGTATCCGTGATCAAGGTTTATTGAAAGCCGCAATGGCCCGCCCAGAGCAAATATTCTCAAATGGTGAACCGGATTTGTTTGATCTGGCAGCGGCCTATACATCAGAAATCATCCGCAACCACCCCTTTATTGATGGCAATAAACGCACGGCTTTTTTAGTAGGTGCGCATTTTCTTGAAATCAATGGACAAAACCTTATTGCGCCAGAAGCCGAGACGACCCAGGCTATTCTGGATCTCGTAACAAAAAAGTTAAGCGAAGAAGACTTTGCCATCTGGCTGATGGAAAATTCTAAAAAAAAAAATCTAAATTATGAATGGTTCTCTAAATGA
- a CDS encoding AbrB/MazE/SpoVT family DNA-binding domain-containing protein — MVDLKIRKIGNASGIIFPKEILNKMNLEEGDRVFFTESADGGYKITPYDPEFEEQMKIAKGIMSRYRNTLRQLAK, encoded by the coding sequence ATGGTGGATTTAAAAATCAGAAAAATTGGAAATGCTTCTGGAATTATATTTCCCAAAGAAATTTTAAATAAGATGAATTTGGAAGAGGGTGATAGGGTTTTTTTTACAGAATCCGCAGATGGTGGATACAAGATCACTCCTTACGATCCAGAATTTGAAGAACAGATGAAAATTGCCAAGGGAATCATGTCTCGCTATAGGAATACTTTGAGACAACTCGCCAAGTGA
- a CDS encoding DUF1761 domain-containing protein, protein MEFNFLAIGIAIVADMMLGALWYSPVLFGKMWMKAVGIEKSEDLGDSAKPAYAASGVCAVAMALFLSWLLGALNIQSTGEAIQVVLVLWLGVIAPVVAVPYFWEDRSKIPFGIYSGYKLVAICITAVILTNV, encoded by the coding sequence ATGGAGTTCAACTTTCTTGCAATAGGCATCGCGATCGTAGCGGACATGATGCTGGGTGCCTTGTGGTACTCGCCCGTGTTGTTCGGCAAGATGTGGATGAAGGCCGTGGGCATCGAAAAATCTGAGGACCTGGGCGATAGCGCTAAACCCGCATACGCGGCGAGCGGCGTGTGCGCTGTAGCGATGGCGCTTTTTTTGTCGTGGCTGCTCGGCGCGCTCAATATACAAAGCACCGGCGAAGCAATACAGGTGGTGCTGGTATTGTGGCTGGGCGTGATCGCCCCCGTTGTTGCCGTTCCGTATTTCTGGGAAGACCGCTCCAAAATTCCCTTTGGTATTTACAGCGGGTATAAGTTAGTGGCGATTTGTATTACAGCGGTGATATTGACGAATGTTTAA
- a CDS encoding NADH-quinone oxidoreductase subunit B, translating into MANLQQSELEVSLGNNVIVTQMTQAVNWARKYSFFIYPFITACCGMEFMSVAGPRYDLDRFGAAFPRFSPRQADLLMVVGTISHKQAPILVKVYNQMAEPKWVVAYGVCTVSGGFYDNYATVMGIDTLIPVDVYIPGCPPRPEMVIDALIKLQDKVQQETLVDHVKGPAPVTPAYKI; encoded by the coding sequence ATGGCTAATTTGCAACAGTCCGAACTGGAAGTGAGTCTGGGCAATAATGTAATTGTGACCCAGATGACCCAGGCGGTTAACTGGGCTAGAAAATATTCCTTCTTTATCTATCCTTTCATCACCGCATGTTGCGGGATGGAGTTTATGTCCGTGGCCGGACCCCGATACGATCTGGACCGCTTTGGTGCGGCCTTCCCCCGTTTTTCTCCCCGTCAGGCAGATCTGTTGATGGTGGTGGGAACCATCAGCCATAAGCAGGCGCCGATTCTGGTAAAAGTTTACAACCAGATGGCGGAGCCCAAGTGGGTGGTGGCCTACGGTGTGTGTACAGTTTCCGGCGGATTCTATGATAATTATGCAACCGTGATGGGAATTGATACGCTGATTCCGGTGGACGTTTATATACCGGGTTGTCCGCCGAGACCTGAAATGGTCATCGACGCGTTGATCAAACTGCAGGACAAGGTTCAACAGGAAACCCTTGTAGACCACGTAAAAGGTCCGGCACCCGTCACCCCCGCATACAAGATCTAA